In one window of Paraflavitalea soli DNA:
- a CDS encoding RNA polymerase sigma factor produces the protein MNLLRKKTDHELIQDFQDGDLYALETLVLRHKDKMYTSILFLVKDKYLAEDIFQDVLIKIIDTIRGGRYTEEGKFLPWAMRIAHNLCVDHFRKVKRTPSIRTSDDRDIFEVINFTEEGADMKMMKKQSHDRVRQMLDLLPEDQREVIILRHYADLSFKEIASLTNCSINTALGRMRYGLINLRKMMMQKKIAL, from the coding sequence ATGAATTTACTACGCAAAAAGACCGACCATGAACTCATCCAGGATTTCCAGGATGGAGACCTTTATGCGCTTGAGACCCTAGTCCTTCGTCATAAGGACAAGATGTACACTTCAATCTTATTCCTGGTAAAAGACAAATATCTGGCCGAAGATATTTTCCAGGATGTTCTCATCAAGATCATCGACACAATTCGTGGAGGCCGTTACACAGAGGAAGGTAAATTTTTACCCTGGGCAATGCGTATTGCTCACAACCTGTGCGTAGATCATTTCCGCAAAGTGAAGCGTACCCCATCGATCCGTACGAGCGATGACCGCGACATTTTTGAGGTAATCAACTTCACTGAAGAAGGTGCCGACATGAAAATGATGAAGAAACAAAGTCATGACCGTGTTCGCCAAATGCTGGATCTTTTACCCGAAGACCAACGCGAAGTAATTATTCTCCGTCATTACGCAGACCTGAGCTTTAAAGAGATCGCATCACTTACCAATTGCAGCATCAATACTGCACTGGGAAGAATGCGCTACGGGCTTATCAATCTGCGCAAAATGATGATGCAGAAAAAGATTGCCTTATAA
- the uvrA gene encoding excinuclease ABC subunit UvrA, with translation MPDTAKKNSTVKSIRPVKPLDNIFIKGARVHNLKNVSVEIPRNKLIVVTGVSGSGKSSLTIDTLFAEGQRRYAESLSAYARQFMARMVKPDVDFIKGLCPAIAIEQKVITRTPRSTVGSMTEVYDYLRLLYARAGKTISPVSGREVRKDDVKDVVEAMSKLTIGDKVLILIPFRQHTHRNAQEELNILMQKGFSRLYDGTVLRIEDLLEDAKWKAAKDTYVLIDRLVVKDFDEDDQHRIADSVGTAFYEGEGALQLEVNGTQKLSFSNKFELDGIQFEEPVPNLFSFNNPFGACPTCEGFSQVLGIDSDLVIPDKRLSVYEGGVAPWKGEKLGWWKEQFIKGAKKIDFPIHKPIIDLTKAQYKTLWEGSHGVLGINDFFKEVEQNLYKVQYRVLLSRYRGRTECPDCKGYRLRKEALYVQVGGKHIGELCEMPTKDLVKWFDQLKLSEYDQQVAKRVLIEIHHRLKTLMDVGLGYLTMNRLANSLSGGESQRIQLTRSLGSNLTDSLYILDEPSIGLHSRDTERLIRVLKELRDLGNTVVVVEHDDMMMREADHIIDMGPLASHLGGEVVASGNYDELISNPKSLTGQYLSGALQIEVPKKLRNWNRSIKVEGARQNNLQDLTVEFPLNTLCVVSGVSGSGKTTLVKQILYPGLQKIKGEFADKVGLHKAITGDVDYLSQIEMVDQNPIGKSSRSNPVTYIKAYDEIRDLYAKQPLSKMRGFQPKHFSFNVDGGRCDTCKGEGEQVVEMQFLADVHLTCEVCGGKKFKEEVLEVNYNGKSIYDVLEMSVDESLEFFKAEKDIIQKIKPLSDVGLGYVKLGQSSDTLSGGEAQRVKLASFLGKGKAQGHILFIFDEPTTGLHFHDIKKLLASFNALIEQGHSILVIEHNMDVIKSADWIIDLGPEAGDGGGNLVYAGIPSGLKKVKESYTGRFL, from the coding sequence ATGCCTGATACAGCGAAAAAAAACAGTACCGTCAAGAGCATCCGGCCAGTAAAACCTTTGGATAATATTTTTATCAAAGGAGCCCGGGTGCACAACCTGAAGAATGTTTCTGTAGAAATTCCACGCAATAAATTAATTGTGGTAACCGGGGTTTCCGGGTCCGGAAAATCTTCTCTTACCATCGATACCCTGTTTGCCGAAGGCCAGCGCCGGTATGCAGAAAGCCTCAGTGCCTATGCCCGCCAGTTCATGGCCCGTATGGTGAAACCGGATGTGGACTTTATTAAAGGCTTATGCCCCGCCATTGCCATCGAGCAAAAAGTGATCACCCGCACGCCCCGTTCTACCGTGGGCAGCATGACAGAAGTGTATGATTACCTGCGCCTGCTCTATGCACGGGCGGGTAAAACCATCTCACCTGTTTCGGGACGCGAGGTCAGGAAAGATGATGTAAAAGATGTGGTGGAAGCCATGTCCAAACTGACTATAGGCGACAAGGTGTTGATCCTGATACCCTTCAGGCAACATACACACCGCAATGCACAGGAAGAGCTGAATATCCTGATGCAAAAAGGCTTCTCCCGTCTCTATGATGGCACCGTGCTGCGCATTGAAGACCTGCTGGAAGATGCCAAATGGAAAGCTGCCAAAGACACCTATGTATTAATAGACCGCCTGGTGGTGAAGGATTTTGATGAAGATGATCAGCACCGCATAGCGGATTCAGTAGGCACCGCCTTTTATGAAGGCGAAGGTGCGCTTCAACTGGAAGTGAATGGCACGCAGAAATTATCCTTCTCCAATAAATTCGAACTGGATGGTATCCAGTTTGAAGAGCCCGTCCCCAATTTGTTTTCTTTTAACAATCCTTTTGGAGCTTGTCCTACCTGCGAAGGCTTTAGCCAGGTGCTGGGTATCGATAGCGACCTCGTTATTCCCGATAAGCGCCTGAGTGTATATGAAGGAGGCGTAGCTCCCTGGAAAGGCGAGAAGCTGGGCTGGTGGAAAGAACAATTTATCAAGGGCGCTAAAAAGATAGATTTCCCGATACACAAACCGATCATCGATCTCACCAAGGCACAGTATAAAACGCTGTGGGAAGGCAGCCATGGTGTGTTGGGCATCAATGACTTCTTCAAAGAGGTAGAACAAAACCTATATAAGGTACAGTACCGTGTGCTCTTGTCGCGCTACCGCGGCCGCACGGAATGCCCGGACTGTAAAGGCTATCGCCTGCGCAAGGAAGCGCTGTATGTACAGGTAGGCGGCAAACATATCGGAGAGCTCTGCGAAATGCCGACCAAAGACCTGGTGAAATGGTTTGATCAACTGAAGCTGAGTGAATATGATCAACAGGTAGCTAAAAGGGTATTGATAGAGATCCATCACCGTTTAAAGACCCTGATGGATGTGGGCCTTGGTTATTTGACCATGAACCGCCTGGCCAATTCATTGAGCGGCGGCGAGAGCCAGCGTATACAGCTTACCCGGTCACTGGGTAGCAACCTCACCGATTCCCTGTACATCCTGGATGAACCTTCCATTGGCCTGCATTCGAGGGATACAGAACGATTGATCCGTGTGTTGAAAGAGTTACGTGACCTGGGCAACACGGTGGTGGTGGTAGAGCATGATGACATGATGATGCGGGAAGCCGATCATATTATCGATATGGGACCACTGGCCTCGCACCTGGGCGGCGAAGTGGTAGCGAGTGGCAATTACGACGAGTTGATCAGTAACCCTAAGAGCCTTACCGGTCAATACCTGAGTGGGGCTTTACAGATCGAAGTGCCTAAAAAGCTGCGCAACTGGAACCGTTCCATCAAGGTAGAAGGCGCCCGGCAGAATAACCTGCAGGACCTCACGGTGGAGTTTCCGCTGAACACGCTCTGTGTGGTAAGTGGTGTGAGCGGCAGTGGTAAGACCACCCTGGTAAAACAAATACTGTATCCCGGCCTGCAAAAGATTAAAGGTGAGTTTGCTGATAAAGTGGGCTTGCACAAAGCGATCACCGGTGATGTAGACTACCTGTCCCAGATCGAGATGGTAGACCAGAATCCCATTGGCAAATCATCGCGCAGTAACCCCGTTACCTATATCAAAGCGTATGACGAGATCAGGGACCTCTATGCCAAACAACCGCTGAGCAAAATGCGTGGGTTTCAGCCCAAGCATTTCTCGTTCAATGTGGATGGAGGCCGTTGTGATACCTGTAAAGGGGAAGGTGAACAAGTGGTAGAGATGCAATTCCTGGCCGATGTACACCTGACCTGTGAAGTATGTGGTGGCAAGAAATTCAAAGAAGAAGTGCTGGAGGTGAACTACAATGGCAAAAGCATTTATGATGTGCTGGAAATGAGTGTGGATGAATCCCTGGAGTTTTTCAAAGCAGAAAAGGATATTATCCAGAAAATAAAACCCTTGAGTGATGTGGGACTGGGTTATGTAAAACTGGGCCAATCCTCCGATACCTTGTCGGGCGGGGAAGCGCAACGGGTGAAGCTGGCCTCTTTCCTGGGGAAAGGCAAGGCCCAGGGGCATATCCTGTTTATTTTTGACGAACCTACTACGGGCTTACATTTTCACGATATCAAAAAGCTGCTGGCTTCTTTTAATGCCCTCATAGAGCAGGGACATTCGATCCTGGTGATCGAGCACAATATGGATGTGATCAAAAGTGCAGACTGGATCATCGACCTGGGCCCCGAGGCTGGCGATGGGGGAGGCAATCTGGTATATGCAGGTATCCCATCGGGCTTAAAGAAGGTAAAAGAGAGCTATACAGGCCGGTTCTTATAG
- a CDS encoding DUF4293 domain-containing protein, which yields MIQRIQSVWLLLAAAATFLSLKFSFYTGNIIKDGQPKAISSVVGTSGILLTISVVATGLLALVAIFLYKDRKFQMRLSLLGLFLSCLSLVLFYLQVKKFVPGEGNYDLTAIVAIVAPILFILALRGMYRDQKLVKSLDRLR from the coding sequence ATGATCCAGCGTATACAATCTGTTTGGTTATTACTGGCTGCAGCCGCCACTTTCCTTTCCCTGAAGTTTTCTTTTTATACCGGTAATATTATTAAGGATGGGCAGCCCAAAGCCATTTCCTCGGTGGTGGGTACAAGTGGTATATTGCTGACCATCTCCGTGGTGGCAACGGGATTGCTGGCCCTGGTAGCTATCTTCCTGTACAAGGACCGTAAATTTCAAATGAGGCTCAGCCTGCTGGGCTTGTTCCTTTCCTGCCTCAGCCTGGTGCTGTTCTATTTACAGGTAAAGAAGTTTGTGCCCGGAGAAGGCAATTATGATCTCACAGCTATTGTGGCTATTGTGGCTCCTATACTGTTTATCCTTGCATTACGGGGCATGTACCGCGATCAGAAGCTGGTAAAAAGCCTTGACCGCCTGCGGTAA
- a CDS encoding sensor histidine kinase encodes MLNNKILRNNCIFWTCYFLYEWLANAAYDSQYESHLLAAALYTPLILAATLFTIYVLIKQYYFKGEKVKFWVGLIVSMLVFGIGRRAINYFIIYQIYTPEWMKMQPFLFAPKIIFEIVGIYLIVALNAMFYFLSAWYEQQRITQALQKDKVEAQLELLKSQVQPHFIFNTLNNIYSLSTQNSPKTSDLIYRLSSLLSYSLYDSRKTIIPLEQEIEYINNYIELEKIRYGERLDIAVNILNDTRHLGISPFLLLPLVENCFKHGVSNEIDTCWIRLDVLVKDDWLIIKAENSKSSNGKHNGTRNGIGLENVKKRLDILYDGRHEFKCIDEGQTFLAVLKIKMTAHEDQVPVGGR; translated from the coding sequence ATGCTGAATAATAAGATATTACGGAATAATTGTATCTTCTGGACCTGCTACTTCCTGTACGAATGGCTGGCCAATGCTGCCTATGATAGTCAGTATGAATCGCATCTCCTGGCAGCGGCCCTATATACGCCACTGATATTGGCAGCAACCCTTTTCACTATTTATGTACTGATCAAACAGTATTATTTTAAAGGGGAGAAAGTGAAGTTTTGGGTGGGTCTGATCGTCAGTATGCTGGTATTTGGCATAGGGCGCAGGGCCATCAATTACTTTATCATTTATCAGATATATACACCGGAATGGATGAAAATGCAGCCTTTCCTGTTTGCTCCGAAAATCATCTTTGAGATCGTAGGTATCTATCTGATCGTAGCGCTTAATGCGATGTTCTATTTTTTATCGGCCTGGTATGAACAGCAAAGGATCACGCAAGCTTTGCAAAAAGATAAGGTAGAAGCACAGCTGGAATTGCTCAAATCGCAGGTGCAGCCTCACTTTATTTTTAATACCCTCAATAATATTTATTCCCTCTCTACCCAAAACAGTCCCAAGACCTCAGACCTGATCTACCGGCTTTCTTCCCTGTTGAGTTATTCTTTGTACGATAGCCGTAAGACCATCATCCCCCTCGAACAGGAAATTGAATACATCAATAATTATATTGAACTGGAGAAGATACGCTATGGAGAGCGGCTGGATATTGCAGTGAATATCCTCAACGATACAAGGCATCTTGGTATATCACCTTTCCTGCTGCTGCCCCTGGTAGAAAACTGTTTTAAACACGGCGTTAGCAATGAGATCGATACCTGCTGGATACGATTGGATGTACTGGTCAAAGATGATTGGCTCATCATTAAGGCCGAGAATAGTAAGTCGTCCAACGGTAAACACAATGGTACCCGCAATGGTATCGGCCTGGAAAACGTAAAGAAAAGGCTAGACATACTATACGATGGACGGCATGAGTTTAAATGCATCGATGAAGGCCAAACCTTTTTGGCAGTACTCAAAATAAAAATGACTGCACATGAAGATCAAGTGCCTGTTGGTGGACGATGA
- a CDS encoding LytR/AlgR family response regulator transcription factor, protein MKIKCLLVDDEPPAVDLMTTYIERVGDLEIVGRCSNAIEAFGFLQKTKVDLLLLDIQMPKMTGLDLIRSLHDRPRIIVITAYREFAADGFDLDVLDYIVKPVSFERFLKAIAKYNQYALLRQTETPEQATDAFEKAYMYFKENKQVRKVFLKDIVYIESIKDYVKIITTDKPLITYQRLSYMEEKLPENKFLRIHKSYIIAIDRISGYNNDLINIEGYELPLGRSYKQGFLKVVGA, encoded by the coding sequence ATGAAGATCAAGTGCCTGTTGGTGGACGATGAGCCACCAGCCGTAGACCTGATGACCACTTATATCGAAAGGGTGGGAGACCTCGAAATAGTGGGCCGGTGCAGTAATGCCATTGAAGCATTTGGCTTTCTGCAAAAGACGAAAGTAGACCTGTTATTGCTCGATATCCAAATGCCCAAAATGACCGGGCTCGATCTGATCAGGTCCCTGCACGACCGGCCCAGGATCATTGTGATCACTGCCTATCGTGAGTTTGCTGCAGATGGATTTGACCTCGATGTGCTGGATTATATCGTAAAGCCTGTTTCTTTCGAGCGCTTCTTAAAAGCCATCGCCAAATACAACCAATATGCTTTGCTCCGGCAAACAGAAACGCCGGAGCAGGCAACAGATGCCTTTGAAAAAGCCTATATGTACTTTAAGGAAAACAAGCAGGTGAGAAAAGTATTCCTGAAGGATATTGTATACATTGAAAGCATCAAGGACTATGTGAAGATCATCACCACCGATAAGCCGCTTATCACTTATCAACGGCTGAGCTATATGGAAGAAAAGCTGCCGGAGAATAAGTTCCTGCGTATACACAAATCCTACATCATTGCCATTGACAGGATATCAGGTTACAATAATGACCTGATCAATATTGAGGGATATGAACTACCACTGGGCAGAAGCTATAAACAAGGCTTTCTGAAAGTAGTGGGGGCGTGA
- a CDS encoding PLD nuclease N-terminal domain-containing protein: MFFSFGLLGLLCIVLWIWALVDIVQSRFADDSTKIIWCLLVILLPFIGTLLYYVIGRQQRL; this comes from the coding sequence ATGTTCTTTTCGTTTGGATTACTCGGATTATTGTGTATCGTTTTATGGATCTGGGCATTGGTGGATATCGTTCAAAGCCGCTTTGCGGATGATTCTACCAAGATCATCTGGTGCCTCCTGGTTATTTTGCTTCCTTTTATTGGCACCCTCCTGTACTATGTTATAGGCAGACAACAAAGGCTGTAA
- a CDS encoding serine hydroxymethyltransferase, which translates to MQKDTLVFDLINQELERQRNGIELIASENFTSLQVMQAMGTVPTNKYAEGYPGKRYYGGCEIVDQIEQLAIDRLKKIFNASWANVQPHSGAQANTAVFVACLKPGDKILGLDLSMGGHLTHGSPANFSGKNYVALHYGVKKDTGLVDYDQLESIARKEKPKMIICGASAYSRDWDYARIRAVADEIGALVLADIAHPAGLIAKGLLNDPFDHCHIVTSTTHKTLRGPRGGIIMVRHDFENPFGIKDPKGNTRTITSLLDLAVFPGIQGGPLEHVIAAKAVSFGEILTDDFLAYGKQILTNAQAMAKSFVNRGYDLISQGTDNHLMLIDLRNKNLTGKKAQETLDKAHITLNKNAVPFDDKSPFVTSGIRVGVPAITTRGMKESDMETVVGLIDKVLMNADDENIIRSVKGDVQAFMKKFPLYPELG; encoded by the coding sequence ATGCAAAAAGATACCTTAGTTTTTGACCTCATCAACCAGGAACTTGAACGTCAACGCAATGGCATTGAACTCATAGCCTCCGAAAACTTTACTTCTTTACAGGTAATGCAGGCCATGGGCACAGTACCCACCAACAAATACGCGGAAGGATATCCCGGCAAACGTTATTATGGTGGTTGCGAGATCGTTGACCAAATAGAACAGCTGGCTATTGACCGGCTGAAAAAGATATTCAATGCAAGCTGGGCCAACGTACAGCCCCATAGCGGTGCTCAAGCCAATACAGCTGTATTTGTAGCCTGCCTGAAACCAGGCGATAAGATACTGGGTCTCGATCTGAGCATGGGTGGTCACCTCACCCACGGCAGCCCCGCCAATTTCAGCGGTAAAAACTACGTGGCCCTTCACTATGGTGTAAAAAAAGATACCGGCCTGGTAGATTATGACCAGCTGGAATCTATCGCCCGCAAGGAAAAGCCTAAAATGATCATTTGTGGCGCTTCTGCCTATAGCCGCGATTGGGATTATGCCCGTATCCGTGCCGTAGCCGATGAGATCGGAGCCTTGGTATTGGCTGATATTGCCCACCCCGCAGGCCTGATAGCCAAAGGGTTGCTCAATGATCCATTTGATCATTGCCATATTGTAACTTCTACTACCCATAAAACATTGCGCGGTCCCCGCGGCGGTATTATCATGGTACGCCATGATTTTGAGAATCCTTTCGGCATTAAAGACCCCAAAGGAAATACCCGCACCATCACGTCCCTGCTCGACCTGGCCGTATTTCCCGGTATACAGGGCGGTCCGCTGGAACACGTGATTGCAGCCAAGGCGGTTTCCTTCGGTGAGATCTTAACAGATGACTTCCTGGCTTATGGCAAACAAATACTGACCAATGCACAGGCAATGGCCAAATCATTTGTGAACCGCGGTTATGACCTCATTAGCCAGGGAACAGATAACCACCTGATGCTGATTGACCTGCGCAATAAGAACCTGACTGGTAAGAAAGCTCAGGAAACACTGGACAAAGCCCATATCACCCTCAATAAGAATGCGGTTCCTTTTGATGACAAGAGCCCATTTGTAACCAGCGGTATCCGTGTAGGTGTACCTGCCATCACTACCCGCGGTATGAAAGAATCGGATATGGAAACGGTAGTGGGTCTGATAGACAAGGTGTTGATGAATGCAGATGATGAGAACATCATCAGGTCGGTGAAAGGAGATGTACAGGCATTTATGAAGAAATTCCCTTTATATCCTGAATTAGGATAA
- a CDS encoding sugar phosphate nucleotidyltransferase — MKAIIPVAGAGTKLRPHTYTQPKALIPLAGKTILSIIVDQLTEAGINEFIFIVGYLGEKIQDYVKEKYPGLQAHFVFQTERHGIGHAITLTRNIVADDEMFIVLGDTIAEYDVQQVLDMPGSALGVKRVDDPRNFGVAEMGEDGFISRVVEKPQIPKSNMALVGIYRIKETALLFNCLENNIRNQVMSRGEFSITDALECMITQGAKFQPFKVQNWFDCGRKETLLESNATLLKKFGGIIAPEHSLDNTIIIPPVSIAKGCNIKNSIIGPNVTIGEKTTINYSIIKDSIIGSFADLYDIVLTTSLIGSDTEVKGESRSLNIGDNTEIDLGES; from the coding sequence ATGAAAGCGATCATCCCCGTAGCTGGTGCAGGCACTAAGCTGCGTCCCCATACATACACACAACCCAAGGCACTGATTCCTCTTGCAGGCAAAACAATTCTGAGTATAATTGTTGATCAGTTGACAGAAGCCGGTATCAATGAATTCATTTTTATTGTAGGCTACCTGGGTGAGAAGATACAGGACTACGTAAAGGAAAAATATCCCGGACTACAGGCCCATTTTGTATTTCAGACCGAGCGCCATGGTATTGGCCATGCGATCACACTTACCCGCAACATCGTGGCCGATGATGAAATGTTTATCGTGTTGGGCGATACCATTGCCGAATACGATGTACAGCAGGTACTGGATATGCCAGGATCGGCCCTGGGCGTTAAAAGGGTAGATGACCCGCGTAATTTCGGGGTGGCTGAAATGGGCGAGGATGGCTTTATCAGCCGCGTGGTGGAAAAACCGCAGATCCCTAAATCAAATATGGCCCTGGTAGGCATCTACCGCATCAAAGAGACTGCTTTGTTGTTTAACTGCCTGGAAAACAATATCCGCAACCAGGTGATGAGCCGCGGCGAATTCAGTATTACCGACGCCCTGGAATGTATGATCACCCAGGGAGCTAAATTCCAGCCCTTTAAGGTGCAGAACTGGTTCGACTGTGGCCGGAAGGAAACCCTGCTCGAATCGAATGCCACCCTGCTCAAAAAATTTGGCGGCATCATTGCCCCCGAACATAGCCTCGATAATACCATCATCATACCTCCCGTAAGTATTGCCAAAGGTTGTAATATCAAAAACTCCATCATTGGCCCCAACGTGACCATCGGAGAGAAAACCACCATTAATTACTCCATTATCAAGGACTCGATCATCGGCTCCTTTGCCGATCTGTACGATATTGTACTCACCACTTCCCTCATAGGCAGCGATACGGAAGTAAAGGGAGAAAGCCGTAGCCTCAACATCGGCGACAATACAGAGATCGATTTGGGGGAATCTTGA
- a CDS encoding carboxypeptidase-like regulatory domain-containing protein → MRGKKKILLLLAILPLALLTKANNGNNGSDDRGKPEPAISGLVSETGTKKPVQGVTISISGKGQDKKELFTTDAAGNFKVPQMPAGELIIILEKKGYKTFRKEGVTLKEGVPLKLNFDISNEGADDESDVFHPLRMMDSE, encoded by the coding sequence ATGAGAGGAAAGAAAAAAATCTTGTTGCTTCTGGCAATACTTCCTCTTGCCTTGTTAACCAAAGCTAATAATGGCAATAACGGCAGTGATGACCGTGGAAAACCTGAACCGGCCATCTCCGGCCTTGTTTCTGAAACGGGTACCAAAAAACCAGTACAGGGTGTAACCATTTCCATTTCCGGCAAAGGCCAGGACAAGAAGGAATTGTTTACTACCGACGCTGCCGGTAATTTTAAAGTTCCCCAGATGCCAGCAGGTGAATTGATCATCATCCTGGAGAAAAAAGGCTATAAAACTTTTAGAAAAGAAGGAGTTACACTGAAAGAAGGCGTCCCCCTCAAATTGAATTTTGATATCAGCAATGAAGGGGCCGATGATGAGAGCGATGTGTTTCACCCGCTGCGTATGATGGACAGCGAATAA
- a CDS encoding M20/M25/M40 family metallo-hydrolase — protein sequence MRKWSFVLLLTVCGSSLFAQTIVQRDPVIEKMVSEVSADSLKSYITHMVAFGTRNTLSTQTDPKRGIGAARLYVLGKFNEFAKKSGGRLSAIIDTTTLAPDGRRVDAPLVLGNVVATLKGTDPKDNRIFLISGHLDNMRTSVMDRTGDAPGANDDASGVAAVIECARIMSQRNFPATVIFIAVSGEEQGLLGAKFMADKSRKDSLYIEGVLNNDIMGSNNSSETNIVNNTKIRVFSEGLPAWELDKAAVNIRNLGLENDGKARQLARYVKETGERYVDNLEVVLIYRNDRFLRGGDHTPYVQNGYAAVRITEMNENYYHQHQDVRVENGIQYGDLIEFMDFEYLRKNTAMNLSNLANLAKSAGMPQEVKIEVRRLTNYTILNWKAPKYGKPKGYYILMRETNWPFWQKKIYTTQTDIQLPYSKDNYFFAVQSVSEDGNESLPVVPGVGR from the coding sequence ATGAGAAAATGGTCATTTGTATTGTTATTGACTGTCTGCGGCAGCTCACTCTTTGCCCAAACCATTGTACAGCGTGATCCCGTCATCGAAAAAATGGTATCGGAAGTAAGTGCCGACAGCCTGAAAAGTTATATTACCCATATGGTGGCCTTTGGCACCCGCAATACGCTGAGTACACAAACAGATCCTAAGCGTGGTATCGGCGCTGCACGCTTATACGTATTGGGAAAATTCAATGAGTTTGCTAAAAAGTCAGGCGGCAGGCTTTCCGCTATCATAGACACTACTACGCTGGCACCCGATGGCCGGCGGGTAGACGCCCCTTTGGTATTGGGCAATGTGGTAGCCACCTTAAAAGGTACGGACCCCAAAGACAACAGGATATTTCTCATCAGCGGCCACCTGGACAATATGCGCACCAGTGTAATGGACCGTACGGGCGATGCACCCGGCGCCAATGATGATGCCAGTGGTGTAGCAGCGGTGATCGAATGCGCCCGCATTATGAGCCAGCGGAATTTCCCGGCCACGGTTATTTTTATTGCCGTGAGTGGGGAAGAACAGGGACTGCTGGGCGCCAAATTCATGGCGGATAAAAGCAGGAAGGACAGCCTGTACATTGAAGGGGTGCTCAACAACGATATCATGGGCAGCAACAACAGCAGCGAGACGAATATTGTCAACAACACCAAAATACGGGTGTTCAGTGAAGGATTACCCGCCTGGGAATTGGACAAAGCAGCCGTCAATATCCGCAACCTGGGACTGGAGAATGATGGCAAGGCGCGACAACTGGCCCGGTATGTAAAGGAAACGGGTGAACGCTATGTAGACAACCTGGAAGTGGTGTTGATCTATCGCAATGACCGTTTCCTGCGCGGTGGCGATCATACGCCCTATGTACAGAATGGATATGCAGCCGTACGCATTACGGAAATGAATGAGAACTATTATCACCAGCACCAGGATGTAAGGGTGGAAAATGGTATCCAGTATGGCGACCTGATCGAGTTCATGGACTTTGAATATCTCCGTAAGAATACGGCCATGAACCTGAGTAACCTGGCCAACCTGGCCAAATCTGCCGGCATGCCCCAGGAAGTGAAGATAGAAGTGCGCCGGCTCACCAACTATACTATATTGAATTGGAAAGCTCCCAAATATGGAAAACCGAAAGGTTACTATATCCTCATGCGGGAAACCAACTGGCCTTTCTGGCAGAAAAAGATCTATACCACGCAGACTGATATTCAACTGCCTTACTCCAAAGACAATTATTTCTTTGCCGTTCAATCCGTCAGTGAGGATGGCAACGAAAGCCTGCCGGTAGTACCGGGGGTAGGGAGGTAG